A region of the Blastocatellia bacterium genome:
AACGGTAAACTCGGCATCGAGCAACTGAAAGCCGAAGCGGAGCAGGACGCAACCGAAAATGGACGTCCGAATCGGGCGAGGTACGATGAGCTATTGACCGAGAAGATTCTCGCGCAGTCGTGTGATGTTTGCCGGCTGTTCGGCTCGCCGTGGCTCTCATCTCATCTGATGATCAAAGACTTGTTCGTTGATCCTGAGTGGTGGGTCGGGCGCGTCGAGTTGCGCGATGGCGTCGGCATTGACCGTGATACAGAGACCGCGCGACAGGGCGTAAAATACGACTTCGAGGTTGTGCCGGCCTCCACTCGGTTCAATCTTGAGATCGTTGCTGAGAATGCGAATGACGAATTGCTTGGGCTGCTGGCCATCGGGTTGCGCGAGCTTGAACAAGGCCGCGTCGCGCTTGGCGGCAAAACGACGCGCGGATTAGGCGGCGTCCGGCTGGAACTTCGGGAGCTGGAAGTCGTCGGCGATGAGTTAGCCGACATCCTTGACGGCGAAGGCAGCGCGGATTTGGTCGAGTACCTCATCAGCGGAAAAGGCAAAATCCTTCGAGCGAAGGAACTCCGCGAGTACTTGAACGAGAAGGTCAAGACCTTTGCCGCCGCCAAACTTCAACGGAGGGCAGAGTAACGCAGGATGCCATCTTGCGCCACAGTTTTGCAGGACTCGCCCATGAGCTTACGCACGTCACGAAGAATGAACATCGCGTTCTTTCGTCTTGTTGGCCCGGGTCGCGGGGCGCTGTTGCAGGCAGCGGCGCCGGCAGGCGCCCACAAGATGGTAGCCAGACGTGCAACGTCTGGAATTGTTGGGCCACAAGCATCGCGCGTTGAAGAGGCGCCGGAGGCAGCGCGGCTCCACCGCGCACGTGATTGGTTGACATTCGGTCCAGAGGTTGCACCTCTGGCTACCTTCGGCTGCGCCGCTTGCGCGGCCGAGGGGAAATTTGCAAA
Encoded here:
- the csx7 gene encoding CRISPR-associated RAMP protein Csx7 encodes the protein MTFDKFTNRITLRGQLSAETGLHIGVGGSSLDPSATDSPVIRDAAGRPFIPGSSFKGAFRAHLESLVRGLDRSDLSACDPLADPCIPNKQQNGKLGIEQLKAEAEQDATENGRPNRARYDELLTEKILAQSCDVCRLFGSPWLSSHLMIKDLFVDPEWWVGRVELRDGVGIDRDTETARQGVKYDFEVVPASTRFNLEIVAENANDELLGLLAIGLRELEQGRVALGGKTTRGLGGVRLELRELEVVGDELADILDGEGSADLVEYLISGKGKILRAKELREYLNEKVKTFAAAKLQRRAE